Genomic window (Dyadobacter fanqingshengii):
TCTTTTTGCGAGATTGATTGATCTTTTAAAATGGCGATAACCATATCTTCCAGCGACGCAATCTGCCATTTCTGATGAAAATAACCAGCTTTTTGGTCCTGAATCAAATAATAAGCACCATTAGCGAGCCCGTAATAGTTATCACCATCTTTTCGCACAGGCTTCATATAAAAAATGTAAGCTGCAAATCCGAATGTAATGTGTTCCGGAAAAGTGTCGCGGGTTTTTTCATATTTTAAAAAAACCGGCATTACACGCGAAAGCATTTTGGCAGAATAATTTTGGGTAATGTTCAGCCATTTGTGCCTTAAATGCGGATTATGGAAGCGTTCGAGCACACTGCGGCCGAATTGCATGGCCCGCTCTTCGACGACCGGATAAGGAATCGCAGGTGCAATTTCCGTTTCCATTAGATTAGTCAGATAAGTAGCGAAAAGCGGGTTTTCCATCGCTTCATCCACGGTTTTGAAACCACATAAGTGAGCCAGGCCGCTTCCGAGTGTGTGCGCACCATTGAGCAGTCTCAATTTCAGCTCACGATATAATTCAATGTCCGGTTCAATGATCAAACCTGCATCGACTTCGTGGAATGGCAGCTTTTTACGGATGGTCGCGTCACCTTCTATGGCCCACAAATGATAATGTTCCGCAGTGATCAGCAAATCGTCCTGGTAACCGAGTTCAGCGGCCAGCTCTTTGCATATGTTCTCGTCAGGCCTTCCCGGTACAATTCTGTCCACAAGTGAATTGCAGAATGAATTGTGATTTTCAAGCCAGTCTATAAATGCTGCTTCCAGCCCGTTCCTATGTGCTAATTCCAGCACAATGGATTCGAGTTTTTTACCATTATCGGTGATCAGCTCTGTTGGAATAATGACCACGCCATATTCCGGATTTCCGCCAAAAGCTACATAACGGGCATATAAAAATGCAAGTAATTTTCCTGGAAATGAAACGGGAGGCCATTGATAAATATCATCCTGAACAAGCTGGATACCAATTTCCGTGGTGTTAGAAATCACAATGCTGATCGCAGGATTTTTCGCAAGATCCAACACGAGCGACCATTGCGTTTTAGCCGACAAAACCCTGCTAATAGCCGAGGAAATGATGTTTTCCTCCCGCACGACACCATTTTGGCTGCCGCGCAAACATATTGTGTATAGATTATCCTGTCGCTCAAATGCTTTCAGGTCGCCTTCGTCCGTAGACTTCACCACCACAATGCGCCCGTTGAAAACGCCTTGTCTGTTGGCCTTATCAATGAAATAATCGGCAAGGCCCCGTAAAAATGCGCCTGTGCCAAATTGAAGCACTTTTTCAGGCAGTTGGAAAGTACTATCGTCCGGGACAACAAGCCCTGGCTGATTTCTTAACTGGCCAAGATTTTCGCGAAAAAGGCGGCTCATAACATTTCGGTTTTACTTTTTAACAACCTGTTTTAGTAACCAATCGGCCAGATCTTTT
Coding sequences:
- a CDS encoding tagaturonate reductase translates to MSRLFRENLGQLRNQPGLVVPDDSTFQLPEKVLQFGTGAFLRGLADYFIDKANRQGVFNGRIVVVKSTDEGDLKAFERQDNLYTICLRGSQNGVVREENIISSAISRVLSAKTQWSLVLDLAKNPAISIVISNTTEIGIQLVQDDIYQWPPVSFPGKLLAFLYARYVAFGGNPEYGVVIIPTELITDNGKKLESIVLELAHRNGLEAAFIDWLENHNSFCNSLVDRIVPGRPDENICKELAAELGYQDDLLITAEHYHLWAIEGDATIRKKLPFHEVDAGLIIEPDIELYRELKLRLLNGAHTLGSGLAHLCGFKTVDEAMENPLFATYLTNLMETEIAPAIPYPVVEERAMQFGRSVLERFHNPHLRHKWLNITQNYSAKMLSRVMPVFLKYEKTRDTFPEHITFGFAAYIFYMKPVRKDGDNYYGLANGAYYLIQDQKAGYFHQKWQIASLEDMVIAILKDQSISQKDLSKSEAIRKNVVSHLESLKQLGALDTLKLFLEKTEYA